DNA sequence from the Cupriavidus sp. WKF15 genome:
AGCCTCGACTTCCAGGTCGAACATGCCGTGGCGGGCAATCTGGTCGAGCATGTGGTCGAGGAACGGCACGCCGGACGCCAGTTTCTGGCGGCCGGTGCCGTCAAGGTTCAGGGAAACGCGGATTTGCGTTTCCGATGTATTGCGGGTGACCTCTGCAACACGCATGGTGTTAATCCTGCAGCGACGCTGCGAATGCCTCTAGGAACTGCGCGTTTTCTTCGGGAGTGCTGACCGTGACGCGCAAACAGTTGGCCAGCAATGGGTGCATTTTACTCACGTTCTTGATCAGCACCTTGCGGGCAAGGAGTCGATCGAACGTCTGTGCGGCATCCGGCACGCGTGCCAGCAGGAAATTGGCCGCGCTGGGGAACACGGTCACGCCGGCGTGGGCAGCCATGCCCTGCGCCACGCGCGCGCGTTCGGCGCGCAGCTGCGCCGCCTGCTCATCGAGCACGGCGACGTGCTCGAGCGCGAACAGCGCCGTCGCCTCGGTCAGTACATTGACGTTGTACGGCGGGCGCACCTTGTCGAGCTGCTCCAGCCACTGTGGTGCGCCGGCCACATAGCCCAGGCGGATACCGGCCAGGCCCAGCTTGGACACCGTGCGCATGACCAGCAGGTTGCCGAACTCCGTCAGGCGCGGCATCCAGCTTTCCTGCGCGAACGGCTGGTAGGCCTCGTCCACGACCACCAGGCTGCGGCATACCGCCCCCTGCGCGGCACGGACGATGGCCTCCATATCGGCGGCATCGAACAGGTTGCCGGTCGGATTGTTGGGATAGGCCAGGTAGATGATGGCGGGCTGGTGTTCGGCCATGGCGGCCAGCATGGCTTCGCGGTCCAGCGTGAAGTCCGCGCGCAGCGGCACGCCCACGAACTGCAGGCCGGCGAACTGGGCCGACATCGCGTACATCACGAAGCCGGGCACGGGCGCCATCACCTTCGCACCGGGCCGGGCCGCGGCCAGCGCCAGCATGCTGATGATTTCATCCGAACCGTTGCCGAGCAGCACATCCATGCCGGCCGGCACCTGCATGACGTCCTTCAGCTTCGCGCGCAGCGCCTCGCTGCTGGGCACCGGGTAGCGGTTCAGCGCCACCTCGCCGAGCCGCGCGGCCAGTTCGGCGCGCAGGTCGGGCGGCAGGCGGTACGGGTTCTCCATGGCGTCGAGCTTCACCAGACCATGCGAATCCGGCACGTGGTAGGCGCCCATGGCGCGCACGTCGTCACGGATGATTCGCTCGATCAGGGAAGGGTCTACGACTGACATGGATGCTCCTTGTTTGCGCAGCCGCACCAACGCGGCTGCAATGGGATTCAACTACGCTTGAAACGATACTCGGCGCTGCGGGCGTGGGCCTGCAGGCCTTCGCCATACGCCAGCTCGGCGGCAATCTGGCCCAGCATCTGCGCCCCGCCCTCGCTCACTTCGATCAGGCTCGAGCGCTTCTGGAAGTCGTACACGCCCAGCGGCGACGAGAAGCGCGCCGTGCGCGAGGTCGGCAACACGTGGTTGGGGCCGGCGCAGTAGTCGCCAAGCGATTCGCTGGTATAGCGGCCCAGGAAGATGGCGCCAGCGTGGCGGATCTTCTCGCTCCACTGGCGCGGATTCTCGGCCGAGATTTCCAGGTGCTCCGGCGCAATCGCGTTGGCGATCTCGCAGGCCTCATCCATGTCGCGCACCTTGACCAGCGCGCCACGGCCCGAGATCGACGCCGCAATCACTTCGCGGCGCGGCATGCTGTCGAGCTGGCGCTGGATGCTGGCTTCCACCTGCGCGATGTAGTCCGCGTCCGGGCACAGCAGGATCGATTGCGCGAGTTCGTCGTGCTCGGCCTGCGAGAACAGGTCCATCGCCACCCAGTCCGGGTCGGTCGTGCCGTCGCAGATCACCAGGATTTCCGAGGGGCCCGCGATCATGTCGATGCCGACCGTGCCGAAGACGCGGCGCTTGGCGGCGGCCACATACGCATTGCCCGGTCCGACGATCTTGTCGACCTGCGGCAGCGTCGCCGTGCCGTAGGCCAGCGCGCCGACCGCCTGCGCGCCGCCGATGGTGAACACCCGGTCCACACCCGCGATCTGCGCGGCGGCCAGCACCAGCTCATTGCGCACGCCGCCCGGCGTGGGCACGACCATGATGATTTCCTTGACGCCGGCCACGCGCGCCGGAATCGCGTTCATCAGCACGGACGACGGATACGCGGCCTTGCCGCCCGGCACGTAGATGCCCACGCGGTCCAGCGGCGTCACCTTCTGGCCCAGCATGGTGCCGTCGGCCTCGGTGTACTCCCAGCTGTGGCTGCCGCATTCGATCTTCTGCTTCTCGTGATAGGCGCGCACGCGCGCGGCAGCCGCTTCCAGCGCGGCGCGGCGCTTGGGCTCCAGGTCTTCGAGCGCAGCTTCGAGTTCGCTTTGCGAGACTTCCAGCGCGCCCATCGACGCGGCCTCGACGCGGTCGAACCGCTGCGTGTACTCGAGCACCGCGACGTCGCCGCGATCCTTCACGTCGGCCAGGATCTGCGCCACGGCGCGGTCGATGGCCTCATCCTCGGCGGCCTCGAAGGCCAGCACCTCGCGCAGCGCCTGGGCAAAGCCCGGCTCGGCGGAGTCGAGCTGGCGAATCGACACGTTTTCCATTTCGGTTGCGTTCATGACTCCATTCCTTTCTGGGGCGCCGGCCTCAGGCCAGCGCCGCCGATGCCTTCTCGAACGCGTCGAGAATCGGCGTCAGGCGTTCGCGCTTGAGCTTCAGCGCAGCCTGGTTCACGACCAGGCGCGACGAAATCTGCACGATCTCTTCGACTTCCACCAGGTTGTTGGCGCGCAGCGTGCCGCCAGTGCTGACCAGGTCGACGATGGCGTCCGACAAGCCGACCAGCGGGCCCAGTTCCATCGAACCGTACAGCTTGATCAGGTCGACGTGAACGCCCTTCTTCGCAAAATGCTCGCGCGCGGTCTGCACATACTTGGTGGCCACCGCAAGACGCGCGCCCTGGCGCACGGCGTTGGCGTAGTCAAACCCGGCCGGCACCGCCACCGACATGCGGCAGCGCGCGATGTTCAGGTCGATCGGCGCGTACAGGCCGGTCATGCCGTGCTCCATCAGCACGTCCTTGCCGGCTACGCCGAAGTCGGCCGCACCGTATTGCACGTAGGTGGGCACGTCGGACGCGCGCACGATGATCA
Encoded proteins:
- the hisC gene encoding histidinol-phosphate transaminase, translated to MSVVDPSLIERIIRDDVRAMGAYHVPDSHGLVKLDAMENPYRLPPDLRAELAARLGEVALNRYPVPSSEALRAKLKDVMQVPAGMDVLLGNGSDEIISMLALAAARPGAKVMAPVPGFVMYAMSAQFAGLQFVGVPLRADFTLDREAMLAAMAEHQPAIIYLAYPNNPTGNLFDAADMEAIVRAAQGAVCRSLVVVDEAYQPFAQESWMPRLTEFGNLLVMRTVSKLGLAGIRLGYVAGAPQWLEQLDKVRPPYNVNVLTEATALFALEHVAVLDEQAAQLRAERARVAQGMAAHAGVTVFPSAANFLLARVPDAAQTFDRLLARKVLIKNVSKMHPLLANCLRVTVSTPEENAQFLEAFAASLQD
- the hisG gene encoding ATP phosphoribosyltransferase — translated: MSPAFNASPSQLTLALSKGRIFKETLPLLEAAGIRVTEDPETSRKLILPTSDPAVRVIIVRASDVPTYVQYGAADFGVAGKDVLMEHGMTGLYAPIDLNIARCRMSVAVPAGFDYANAVRQGARLAVATKYVQTAREHFAKKGVHVDLIKLYGSMELGPLVGLSDAIVDLVSTGGTLRANNLVEVEEIVQISSRLVVNQAALKLKRERLTPILDAFEKASAALA
- the hisD gene encoding histidinol dehydrogenase, giving the protein MNATEMENVSIRQLDSAEPGFAQALREVLAFEAAEDEAIDRAVAQILADVKDRGDVAVLEYTQRFDRVEAASMGALEVSQSELEAALEDLEPKRRAALEAAAARVRAYHEKQKIECGSHSWEYTEADGTMLGQKVTPLDRVGIYVPGGKAAYPSSVLMNAIPARVAGVKEIIMVVPTPGGVRNELVLAAAQIAGVDRVFTIGGAQAVGALAYGTATLPQVDKIVGPGNAYVAAAKRRVFGTVGIDMIAGPSEILVICDGTTDPDWVAMDLFSQAEHDELAQSILLCPDADYIAQVEASIQRQLDSMPRREVIAASISGRGALVKVRDMDEACEIANAIAPEHLEISAENPRQWSEKIRHAGAIFLGRYTSESLGDYCAGPNHVLPTSRTARFSSPLGVYDFQKRSSLIEVSEGGAQMLGQIAAELAYGEGLQAHARSAEYRFKRS